A segment of the Catenulispora sp. EB89 genome:
CCCGTCGGTGATCGAGTCGCCGAACGCCACCACGGTGCCCCGCGCCGTCGCCGGGACCACGTCCAGCCCGGACAGGTAGTACCACGACGTCGTAGTACTGCCGAACGCCGCTGGGCTCTCGTCACTGCTGTGGTCACCGGAGGCGAGGTACGTCGTGTCGAAGGCGTCCGAGTGCCAGGTGGAGGTACCGGTCGGGCCGGGCAGGTAAAGACTGACCAGCAGGTTCTCCCCAGCGCTGACTGTGATCGGAACGGCATCGCTGACCACTTCCTGCCCGGCCGGCACGGTCACGGTGCCGGAGTGGCCGAAGGTGACCTTCTGCGTGCTGCCACCCACCGGCGTCGCACCGCTGGCCTGCGGAGCGACGGCCACAGCGCTCACGACAAGCGGGCTGCTGCTGTACCGGTTGGACAGTGTGATCCGAGCGTCCGATCCCGCGACGCTGCTGTGCGCGACCATCCGCACGGTCTGGTCGGTGAACGACGGCCCGCCGGTCGTCATGCTCGGCGACCACGCACCCACCCGACTCCCGGACGCCTGCGCGGCGCCCTGCGGCGCGATCGTCAGGGCGAGGCCAACCATGGCGGCGACGACGGATCTCAGGACGACGCGTCTCACAGCTCCTCCAAGGAAACGGACTGCCCGGCCCGCAAGCGCACGACCTGCGTCTTGCCGTTGACCACCACCGTCGTGCTCTGACCACCGACGCTCCGCAACCTGGCCCGGGTGACCTTGCCACCCTTCCAAGCGATGTCGACACTGAAGCCGCCCCGCACCCCGACCCCGGTGACCGACCCCGAAGCAGCCCACGCGGCAGGCAGCGCCGGCAGCAGCTCGACGTACCCGGGCCGCGAGTACACCAGCATGTCGACAGCCGCGGACGGAGTCCCGAAGTTCGCGTCGATCTGGAACGCGCCGCTGCCGGCCGAGAGGTTGAGGATGTCGAACAGGTTCTGCGCCGTGCCGTTGCTCCCGTCAGTCGATGGCTTCAGGTTGTTGACGTACAGCTGGTAGGCGTTCTGCGAGTTCTTCAACCGCGACCAGCACAGGCTGCGCCACGCGTTGGCCCAGCCATAGCTGTTCATCCCACGCGCCGTGAGCAGCGCGGTCGCGCCGGCGACGATGTCCGCAGGCGTCGAACCGTCGGGCCGGATACGGTCGCCGGGGAACAGTCCGAACAGCGGGGACAGATGCCGGTGCTGCGGATCCCCGAGGTTGTCAGGAGTCATCCACTCCTCCAGCCACCCGGTCGTGGGGCTGACCACCGGCAGGTACAGCTGCTGCTGAAGCCCCTGGACGGTCCGGCTGTATCCGGAGTCCCGGCCGAGGACCTGAGCCGCGGTCTGGTAGTGGCTGAACAGGCTCCACACCTGCTCCTGCGCATAAGTGATGCCCTTGGCATCCAGCGGCCCCTGCTCCGGTGACCAGTCGCTGTCCGCGATCAGCACCTGCCGCGTGCTCCCAGAGGGATCCGTCACGGTCGTGGTGATCAGCCGCGCCTCCCAGAACTGCACGGCGCCCTTGATCAGCGGGTAGATCTTCGCCAGATACGCACGGTCCTGCGTGTACTCGTAGTGCTCGAACAGGTTGTGGCACAGCCACGCGTTCCCGGCCGGATGCCACCACCAGCCGCCTCCGCCGTACGGATTGGTGGAGATCGCGATGGTCCAGCCGGCGATCTTCCCGCTGGAGTTGCGGTACCGGTTCGTCGGGCTGTTGAACAGCCGCTGCGTGATGTCCGTCCACGACGGCAGCTGCGCGAGGCAGTAGTCGGTCAGCGCGTCGAAGCAGTCGGACAGCCCGACCCGGTCGGCCATCCAGTAGTTCATCTGCAGGTTGATGTCGGTGTGGAAGTCGGCCATCCACGCCGGGTTGTTGCCGTCCAGCCACAGCCCCTGGAGGTTGAGCGGCAGGCCGCCCCGGGATCCGGAGATCATCAGGTAGCGCCCGAACTGCACGTACGCGGCTTCCAGCTCCGGGTCGGGGATGTCGTCCCGGGCACGGGCCTGGATCCGGTCCCAGGTGTCCAGCGCCTTCTGGGACGGGGACGACGCGCCGAAGTCGACGGCGAACGTGCTGAACTCGCCGAGGAAGTCGGCGACGTGCGTGTAGAGCAGCGCGGTCGGCGCCTGCTGGACCGCGTCGAGGACCTTGGTCTGCGCCAGGCCGAGTGGATCGATGTCCGGGTTCCGGAAACCCGCCGCGAAGTCCGGCGCGTAGTCGGTGCCGCCGCTGACGACGATCGTCAGGTCCCGGCAACCGGTGAACGACAACGACGTCCCGGTGACGGCGACCGTGCCGGTGCCGCTCTGAGCCGTGAGGGCCGCGCCGTACGTCAAGCCGTTGGCGAGCGTGCCACCGAACGAGGCGAGCATCTGGGAACTGTCGACGGCAGTGGATTCGCCGTGGGTACCGGCCAGGGAGACCGTGCCGGTGTACGTGCCGCCGCCGTGCTGCGTGAATCGCAGGACTATGACGTCGTCAGGTCGGCTGGTGAAGATCTGCCGCTGGTAGGTGACGCCGTTGACGTCGTACGACGTCGTCAGCAGCCCCTGAGCGAGGTCGAGCGTGCGCCGGTAGTTGTTGACCACGCTCAGGTCATGAGCCGGAATGGCGACGGTGAGCTGCGCGAGCAGAGCGAAGGAGCCGAAATCGTTGGCGCTGTACGGGAACTGGCCGTCGCTCTGCAACGAGTCGTTGCGGCCGCCGGTCCACAGCGTGTCGTCGGTGATCGTCAGGTACTCGGAGCCGGGGTCGTTGCTCGCCAGCGCCCCGAGCCGGCCGTTCCCGACCGGCAGGCCCTGCGTCATCATCGAGGAGGGGGAGGCGGGCGCCTGCCACCACAGCTGGTTCTTCGCGGCCAGAGCCGGGGACAGCAGCGGGGACTGTGCCGGACGTACCGGGGCCGGCGTGGCCGCGAAGGCGGGCCGCACGCCGAACACGGTGACCGCGCCGGCTGCGGCGCCGGCCAGGAAGCTTCTGCGAGGGATGTCCATGGTCGTGCACTCCGTTGGTGAGGGATGGACGGCGCGGGGCCGGTCCGGGTCGCCGGTCCCGGCCCCGCGCCGGCGGGTCAGGAGGACGCGGGGACGTCGATCTTGTCGATGTCGGGGGAGTACCACCCGTTGCTGTCGAAGGTGATGGTGTTGGCGCCCGCGTTCAGTCCCAGCTGGAAGCTGATGGAGTGGACGGTGTTCCAGTCGCCGGTGGACGGGAAGGCGATGTTCGTGCCGCTGCCGGTGTTGGAGGAGATGGTCGCGGTCCGGTCGGTGCTGCCGTCGACGTAGGCGACGGTGATGGTGTAGATCCCGGCCTTCTTCACCGTGATGCCGTTGAACTGGAGCTTCGCGGTGCCGTAGAGGTTCCCGACCTTCTTCCCGCCCGAGCACTCGGAGCAGTCGCCGATCGCGGCGCTGCCGGACAGCGTGTTGGTCGGGGACTCGGCCTCGTAGGCGGTGGTGGTCACGGGGCTGCCGGCGGGCCGGACGGTGAACAGGCGCGAGCCGTGCGCGGGCAGCGCCTCGGTGATCTGGTTGCGGTAGCTGCCGAGGTCCTGGTGGTTCCACAGGTCGTGCACCGCGGCGTTGCCCTGGAACCCGAGGGCGGCCCAGTTGGCGGTGACGGCTTCAGGCGCGGCGGCGAGGTTGAACAGCGCGACGGTGTAGCTTCCGTCGGCGTTCTTGGCGGCCCAGACCTGCTGGTCGCCCATGGTGCTGATCGGCCGGGCGACCGGCGAGGCGCTCTGGTCGACGGCGATGACCTCGCGGTTGGTCAGCAGCGACAGGCCGTAGCTGTCCAGCTGGGTGAGGTCGTCGCCGGTGAACAGCGGGGACTTGTTGATGGCCCACAGCGTCTCGTAGCTCTGCCGCTCGGCGTTGGTCAGGCCGTCCATCGTGCCGTTGCCGACGTCGAGCGAGTCCAGGTCGTTCCAGCCGCCGGGGGCGGCCACGTCGCTCCACACCGGCGCGTCGTTCCAGCGCGCCTTGACCGAGTTGTCCCAGGTGACCAGCGTGCTGCAGTAGCACTCGACGTCGGTGTCGATGCGCCAGCCGTTCGAGTACTGCTTCCAGGTGGCGGCGGTGCCCCGGTCGAGCGACCAGGAGAGCTCCAGGTGGATGGGGCGGCCGGTGGCGGCGATGGCCTGGTTCCAGGCGGCCACGTCCGGGGTGTTGTCGTAGTTGTCGCCGGACTTGCCCGAGCCGGGCCCGACGCCGTCGACCTTCAGGAAGTCGTAGCCCCAGTCGGCGAGCATCTGCGCCTGGGAGTCGACGTACTTCTGCGCGCAGGCGTTGGCGAAGTTCAGCTTGTAGGAGCTGTCCCAGCCGTTGGTGGTGCGCAGGTCCGGATAGACGATGTCGGCCGTGGTGCAGCCGGGGGCGTTCCAGATCGGGACGGTGCCGCCGCCGTAGGCTTCCTTCTCCAGGCCGACCGGGAGGTAGATACCGGCCTTGAGGCCCTTGGCGTGGATGTGGTCTGCGACCGCCTTCATCCCGTTCGGGAAGCGGACCGGGTCCGGGGCCTGCCGGGCGTTCTGGTCGTATTCGGGCTTCCACGTGTTGTCGCGCCACCAGCCGGCGTCGATGTTGACGTAGTCGTAGCCGTAGGCGCTGAGGGTGGCCGCCAAGGCGTCGGTCTGCTTCAGGACATTGGCCTCGGTCAGGTAGCTGTAGCTGCCGTTGGTGTTCAGCCCCGGATACGACGAGGACTGCATGCTCCAGCTCGACCAGCCCATGTAGGGCGTGGCGGCCATGGTGGTCGCGGTGGTGCTTGCGGCGGCGGTCGCGGTTGTCCGTGCGGCCGAGCTGTGGGTGTCGGCCTGCACGGCTGCTGCCGGGACGACCGCGGCGACCGTGCCCGCGGAGACCAGGATCAGCGCGGCTCTGGCGATTTTGGGCAGGCGGGGGTACGAGGATGACCGCATGGGTCGAACCTCCTGTGTGGGGTGGGAGATATGTTTTTTGGTGCTGGGACTGCCTTGGATTGCCTGATGCGTGTTACTGCGTGTCCGAACCGATGAAGGACTGGATCGAGGTCGCCGCGGCGCCGCGCGCCCACTCCTCGAACGACAGCGGCCGGGTCATCAGGTCGCACTGGGCCGCGGTGCCGAACGCCGCCGCCACGAACGCCTCGCGGATCCCGTCGGCGAACAGGTCGTAGGCGGCCAGCCCCTCGCCGGAGATGATCACCCGGTCCGGGCCGAACAGGTTGACGACGCAGCCGATGGCCCGGCCGATCGCCGCGCCGGCCCGGGCGTAGACCGCACGGGCCCCGGGGTCGCCGCGGCGGGCCATCTCCAGCGCGTCGGCCACCGTGGCCACGGGTTCCCCCGAGGCCTCGCGGACGTCGCGCAGGATCGCCGGGTCCGCCGCGATGGCTTCGACGCACCCGTGGTTGCCGCAGTGGCACTGCGGGCCGAGCGGTTCGATGGGCAGATGGCCGATCTCGCCGGCCACTCCGTGCGTGCCCGACACCACGCGTCCGTGGACCACGAGGCCGCAGCCGATGCCGGCGCCGACGGTCACGAGCGCGAAGTCGGACAGCCCGACTCCGGCCCCGAACCACTGCTCGGCGACGGTGAGCGCCCGGACGTCGTTGTCGACCGTGACCGGCAGCCCGGTGGCGGACGCGGCGATCTCGGCGAGCGGGACGTCCCGCCACTCCAGGAAGGGCGAGTAGCGGACCACGCCCTCGGCCCGGTCCACGTCGCCGGAGACGGCGATGCCCAGGCCCCGTACCGGCACACCCAGTCCGTCGGCTTCCGTGGACAGCTCCCCGACCAGCGCGGTGATCGCCGGGAGCACGGCCTCCGGCTCCCGGTCCGTGAGCCGGACGTGCCGGGCCGCCCGGACCCGGCAGCGCAGATCGGTCAGGACGGCGATGATCTCGTCGGCGGTCACCTTGACCCCGATGAACCACGCCCGCCCCGCGTTCACCCGGACCGGATTGGCCGGGCGCCCCAGGGCGGAGCGCGCACCCTCGTTGAGGTCTTCGACGAGGTAGCCCACGTCCATGAGCGGCCGCACCGCCTTGGTCACGGCGGCCGCGGACAGGCCGGCCCGCTGCGCGATCTCGCTCCGGGTGATCGGCCCGTGGGCGAGCACGGTGGTGAAGACCAGGGACGCGGCGGGCGTCGCGGTCAGGACCAGGTCGTCGGCGGGAGTGGTGTGCACGGCCGGAAACCTAGGACTGTTCTTTTCTGTTGTCAATGAAAGAAGTAGGGGCACTGCGAAGAGTGATCATCTGTCGCTGATTTCCTGGGAAACACAAGCGATGGCTTGTCTTTGATATTCGATCGAAGGAGCGGCGCACGGCCGCCGATCAGGCGGCCCTCGGCGTGTGACGCGGTCGGTAACCACGGATGAACTCTTGCGCCGATCCTTCTTCGAGGGCTGACATCCCTGCGGCGGCTCCGTATTTTTGGAGTGTGGAGAACGGGATGCACCTCCTCCTGCTCGCCGTCGACCCCGACCGCGACGGACGGCCACGCTTCCCCCCGGCCCTCGCGCCGGCCCTCGTCCTGGCCGACCTCCTCGACAAGACCAGGCGCGGCCGGCCGGCCCCGGACTCGCTGGCCGAGTACCTGCGGACCCGTGCGCCGGGACGGTTGGACCGGTACGTCGAGGAGGCCCGGGAGCTGGGGATCCTGGAGGTCAGCGTGCGCCGGGAAGGCTACTTCGGGCACACCCGGATCCGTGTCGCCGACCGGTGGCCGGTGGAGCGGGCCGTGGACCGGCTGGTGCGAATCCTCAAATCGGATCAGCATCCTGATGACAGGGATCTGGCTTACGTCGTCCTGGCCGAGCACCTCGGGCGCGCGCAGGCGCACCTGAAGGGCCGCAAGTTCCGTGAGGAACGCCGGCGGCTGGAACTGCTGGTCGGGTGGGTCAGTAGCGGGCGCGGGCGGCATCGCTCGGTGGCGAACGCGGTGCTGTACGACGGCCTGCGGGCCATCCCCCTGACGACGGCGGACCTGGAAGCCTCGTTCGCCGCCCTTCGGTGACGCTGGGCGGGTCCGGGCTGTGGTGATGCCCGGCGCCGCCTATGGTTGAGGCATGACGACGACTTCACCTTATGGGACCTGGCGATCGCCGATCAGCGCCGCCGACGTGGCCCGCGGCACGAAGGTATTGGGCTGGCCCGCGATGGTGGGCGACGAGGTCTGGTGGAGCGAGAGCCGGCCCGACGAGGGCGGCCGGATCACGGTCATGCGTTCGGCGGCGGATGGCAGCGGGAGCGTGGAGCTGCTTCCCGCGCCTTGGTACGCGCGGACCCGCGTGCACGAGTACGGCGGCCGGTCCTGGATCGCGATCCCCGACGACGGCGGACACTCGTTGATCTTCGCGAACTTCGCCGACCAGCGGATCTATCGGCTCGCGCCGGGCGCGTCCGAGCCGGTCGCGCTGACGCCGGAGCCTTCGAGGCCTGGTGCGCTGCGCTATGGGGACCTGACGCTGTCGCGCGACGGTCGCGAGATCTGGTGCGTGCGGGAATCGCATTCGGACGACCACAAGGTCAGCCGTGCCTTCGTTGCGGTCCCTTTGTCCGGCTCTGGCGATGTTCGCGTCCTTGGCACCGACACGCACTTCCTGTCCGCGCCCCGGATCTCGCCGGACGGTCGGCGCTTGGCGTGGATCGGGTGGGAGCACCCGAACATGCCCTGGGACGGTACCTTCCTGCGGGTCGCGGAGATCGGCGACGGGGGAGTGCTCGGCGAACCGGTGACGGTGCTCGGCGGTGCCGAGGAGTCGGTCACGCAGCCGACATGGATCGACGACACGTCGCTGTACGCCATTTCCGACCGTTCCGGCTGGTGGAACCTGTACCGGGTGGGCATCGGGGACGGCGACGGCCCGCAGGCGCTGTGTCCGCGTGCTGAGGAGTTCTGCTCGGCGCCGTGGCTCCTGGGCTGGCACACCTACGTCGTGCTGCGCGACGGCAGGATCGTCGCGTCGCACGGCCTCGGGAGCCTGGCCCTCGGCGTGCTCGACCCGAAGACCGGTGAGCTGAACGACCTCGACCTGCCGTACACCTCCTGGGGCACTATGGCGACCGACGGAGACGCGGTCGCGGCGTGGGCGGCGAGTCCGACCACCGCGTCGCGGATCGTGCGCGTCGACATCGCGAACGGCGTGAATGGCGCGGCCGGCGCGGCCGGCGCGGCCGAGATCGTCGCGGAGTCCGTGGACCCGGCGAACATGCCGGACGCCGGCTACCTGCCGGTGCCGGAGGCCGTCGTGTCGACCGGCCCGGGCGGCCGCGAGGTCCACGCCAACGTCTACCCGCCGAACAACCGGGACTTCACGGCGCCCGAGGGCGAACTGCCGCCCTACGTCGTGCACGTCCACGGCGGGCCCACCGCGCAGTCCAGGATGGAGTTCAGCCTCGACGTCGCGTACCTGACCAGCCGGGGCATCGGCGTCCTCGACGTCAACTACGGCGGCTCCACCGGCTACGGCCGCGAGTACC
Coding sequences within it:
- a CDS encoding SGNH/GDSL hydrolase family protein, which translates into the protein MRRVVLRSVVAAMVGLALTIAPQGAAQASGSRVGAWSPSMTTGGPSFTDQTVRMVAHSSVAGSDARITLSNRYSSSPLVVSAVAVAPQASGATPVGGSTQKVTFGHSGTVTVPAGQEVVSDAVPITVSAGENLLVSLYLPGPTGTSTWHSDAFDTTYLASGDHSSDESPAAFGSTTTSWYYLSGLDVVPATARGTVVAFGDSITDGYHSSTGTYTRWPDLLADRLGAGPDPQRLSVVDAGIGGNRVLTDVPNLWQGVSALKRFGHDALGQPGVRDVILLEGINDIGNNAGPGGAPLTAQDLITGYRTLIAQAHAAHVRIIGGTLMPIKGNGYYTAAAETLRQTVNEWIRTSGAFDGVVDFDQTMRDLNNIAALNPVYDSGDHLHPNDVGMRAMADAIDLQLLRG
- a CDS encoding glycoside hydrolase N-terminal domain-containing protein, producing the protein MDIPRRSFLAGAAAGAVTVFGVRPAFAATPAPVRPAQSPLLSPALAAKNQLWWQAPASPSSMMTQGLPVGNGRLGALASNDPGSEYLTITDDTLWTGGRNDSLQSDGQFPYSANDFGSFALLAQLTVAIPAHDLSVVNNYRRTLDLAQGLLTTSYDVNGVTYQRQIFTSRPDDVIVLRFTQHGGGTYTGTVSLAGTHGESTAVDSSQMLASFGGTLANGLTYGAALTAQSGTGTVAVTGTSLSFTGCRDLTIVVSGGTDYAPDFAAGFRNPDIDPLGLAQTKVLDAVQQAPTALLYTHVADFLGEFSTFAVDFGASSPSQKALDTWDRIQARARDDIPDPELEAAYVQFGRYLMISGSRGGLPLNLQGLWLDGNNPAWMADFHTDINLQMNYWMADRVGLSDCFDALTDYCLAQLPSWTDITQRLFNSPTNRYRNSSGKIAGWTIAISTNPYGGGGWWWHPAGNAWLCHNLFEHYEYTQDRAYLAKIYPLIKGAVQFWEARLITTTVTDPSGSTRQVLIADSDWSPEQGPLDAKGITYAQEQVWSLFSHYQTAAQVLGRDSGYSRTVQGLQQQLYLPVVSPTTGWLEEWMTPDNLGDPQHRHLSPLFGLFPGDRIRPDGSTPADIVAGATALLTARGMNSYGWANAWRSLCWSRLKNSQNAYQLYVNNLKPSTDGSNGTAQNLFDILNLSAGSGAFQIDANFGTPSAAVDMLVYSRPGYVELLPALPAAWAASGSVTGVGVRGGFSVDIAWKGGKVTRARLRSVGGQSTTVVVNGKTQVVRLRAGQSVSLEEL
- a CDS encoding carbohydrate-binding protein, which encodes MRSSSYPRLPKIARAALILVSAGTVAAVVPAAAVQADTHSSAARTTATAAASTTATTMAATPYMGWSSWSMQSSSYPGLNTNGSYSYLTEANVLKQTDALAATLSAYGYDYVNIDAGWWRDNTWKPEYDQNARQAPDPVRFPNGMKAVADHIHAKGLKAGIYLPVGLEKEAYGGGTVPIWNAPGCTTADIVYPDLRTTNGWDSSYKLNFANACAQKYVDSQAQMLADWGYDFLKVDGVGPGSGKSGDNYDNTPDVAAWNQAIAATGRPIHLELSWSLDRGTAATWKQYSNGWRIDTDVECYCSTLVTWDNSVKARWNDAPVWSDVAAPGGWNDLDSLDVGNGTMDGLTNAERQSYETLWAINKSPLFTGDDLTQLDSYGLSLLTNREVIAVDQSASPVARPISTMGDQQVWAAKNADGSYTVALFNLAAAPEAVTANWAALGFQGNAAVHDLWNHQDLGSYRNQITEALPAHGSRLFTVRPAGSPVTTTAYEAESPTNTLSGSAAIGDCSECSGGKKVGNLYGTAKLQFNGITVKKAGIYTITVAYVDGSTDRTATISSNTGSGTNIAFPSTGDWNTVHSISFQLGLNAGANTITFDSNGWYSPDIDKIDVPASS
- a CDS encoding ROK family protein, whose product is MHTTPADDLVLTATPAASLVFTTVLAHGPITRSEIAQRAGLSAAAVTKAVRPLMDVGYLVEDLNEGARSALGRPANPVRVNAGRAWFIGVKVTADEIIAVLTDLRCRVRAARHVRLTDREPEAVLPAITALVGELSTEADGLGVPVRGLGIAVSGDVDRAEGVVRYSPFLEWRDVPLAEIAASATGLPVTVDNDVRALTVAEQWFGAGVGLSDFALVTVGAGIGCGLVVHGRVVSGTHGVAGEIGHLPIEPLGPQCHCGNHGCVEAIAADPAILRDVREASGEPVATVADALEMARRGDPGARAVYARAGAAIGRAIGCVVNLFGPDRVIISGEGLAAYDLFADGIREAFVAAAFGTAAQCDLMTRPLSFEEWARGAAATSIQSFIGSDTQ
- a CDS encoding GPP34 family phosphoprotein — protein: MHLLLLAVDPDRDGRPRFPPALAPALVLADLLDKTRRGRPAPDSLAEYLRTRAPGRLDRYVEEARELGILEVSVRREGYFGHTRIRVADRWPVERAVDRLVRILKSDQHPDDRDLAYVVLAEHLGRAQAHLKGRKFREERRRLELLVGWVSSGRGRHRSVANAVLYDGLRAIPLTTADLEASFAALR
- a CDS encoding prolyl oligopeptidase family serine peptidase — encoded protein: MTTTSPYGTWRSPISAADVARGTKVLGWPAMVGDEVWWSESRPDEGGRITVMRSAADGSGSVELLPAPWYARTRVHEYGGRSWIAIPDDGGHSLIFANFADQRIYRLAPGASEPVALTPEPSRPGALRYGDLTLSRDGREIWCVRESHSDDHKVSRAFVAVPLSGSGDVRVLGTDTHFLSAPRISPDGRRLAWIGWEHPNMPWDGTFLRVAEIGDGGVLGEPVTVLGGAEESVTQPTWIDDTSLYAISDRSGWWNLYRVGIGDGDGPQALCPRAEEFCSAPWLLGWHTYVVLRDGRIVASHGLGSLALGVLDPKTGELNDLDLPYTSWGTMATDGDAVAAWAASPTTASRIVRVDIANGVNGAAGAAGAAEIVAESVDPANMPDAGYLPVPEAVVSTGPGGREVHANVYPPNNRDFTAPEGELPPYVVHVHGGPTAQSRMEFSLDVAYLTSRGIGVLDVNYGGSTGYGREYRNRLRGQWGVVDVEDCVAAITGLADTDRADPARLAISGGSAGGWTTLCALVGTDVFACGTSLFGVSDLTALAEDTHDFESRYLDSMVGPLPEAAQIYADRAPVNRVSTLSCPILLLQGEDDPVVPPSQSEKFAAALADKGIPYAYLLFAGEQHGFRKAENQITSLEAELSFYGQVLGFVPAGIPVVELRTGRDASTGKPYIDRP